In one Mucilaginibacter ginsenosidivorax genomic region, the following are encoded:
- a CDS encoding HD domain-containing protein: MNKKKIINDPVYGFISIPTELIFDLIEHPYFQRLRYIKQLGMTHLVYPGALHTRFHHALGAMYLMDTAIETLRNKGHNISDEEEEAVTIAILLHDIGHGPFSHALERTIIEGIDHEDISSMLMNKLNEQFDGRLTMAISIFNNTFPRKFLHQLVSSQLDMDRLDYLNRDSFFTGVSEGVISSERIIKMLNVKEDHIVVDAKGIYSIEKFLIARRLMYWQVYLHKTVIAGEELLVKIFKRCRELTLKGEDLFATPALKHFIKGGISKEAFMNQDHHLETFASLDDTDIMAAVKVWAGHSDFILSTLSQNLVQRKLYHVDISNKRPDKEFVNSLIKKAMKKYSISEQDAGYFVFTTSIRNNAYTAGDGNIGILMKDGHVHDITTASDNSNLEALAKTVKKYILCYSKDLI, from the coding sequence TTGAACAAAAAGAAAATAATAAACGATCCGGTTTACGGTTTTATCAGCATCCCAACCGAACTGATATTCGACCTGATTGAGCACCCTTACTTTCAACGGTTAAGGTACATTAAGCAATTAGGGATGACTCACCTGGTTTACCCCGGTGCGCTGCATACCCGTTTCCACCATGCCTTAGGTGCTATGTACCTGATGGATACTGCCATTGAAACCCTGCGTAACAAGGGCCACAACATAAGCGACGAAGAGGAAGAGGCCGTTACCATTGCGATATTGCTGCACGATATTGGCCATGGGCCATTCTCGCACGCCCTGGAGCGCACCATTATTGAAGGGATTGACCATGAGGATATTTCATCTATGCTGATGAACAAACTCAACGAGCAGTTTGATGGCCGCTTAACCATGGCTATCAGTATATTTAACAACACTTTCCCCCGTAAATTCCTTCATCAGCTGGTTTCAAGCCAGTTGGATATGGACAGGCTGGACTACCTTAATCGCGATAGCTTTTTTACCGGCGTATCCGAAGGGGTCATCAGTTCCGAACGGATCATCAAAATGCTAAATGTTAAGGAGGATCATATTGTTGTTGATGCCAAAGGCATCTACTCGATTGAGAAATTTTTGATTGCCCGCAGGCTCATGTACTGGCAGGTTTACCTGCACAAAACCGTTATTGCCGGCGAAGAATTGTTGGTAAAGATATTTAAACGCTGCCGCGAGCTTACCCTGAAAGGCGAAGATCTTTTTGCTACACCGGCACTAAAGCATTTTATAAAAGGAGGAATCAGCAAAGAGGCTTTTATGAACCAGGACCATCACCTGGAAACTTTTGCCAGTTTGGATGATACCGATATTATGGCAGCAGTAAAAGTTTGGGCCGGGCATAGCGACTTTATACTATCAACGCTATCACAAAACCTGGTTCAGCGTAAGTTGTATCATGTAGATATCAGCAATAAGCGTCCCGATAAGGAGTTTGTAAACTCCCTTATAAAAAAGGCAATGAAAAAATACAGCATAAGCGAGCAGGATGCCGGTTACTTTGTTTTTACCACGTCCATCCGCAATAATGCCTATACCGCCGGCGATGGCAACATAGGCATATTGATGAAGGATGGCCACGTACATGACATTACAACAGCCAGCGACAACTCCAATTTGGAGGCATTAGCAAAAACCGTAAAAAAATACATACTTTGCTACAGTAAGGATTTGATTTGA
- the lpxD gene encoding UDP-3-O-(3-hydroxymyristoyl)glucosamine N-acyltransferase, which yields MQFTAQDISFLLNGTVEGDPSVTVNQLAKIEEGAAGSLSFLANPKYEQYLYTTNASVVIVNNDFQLTGPVTATLIRVENAYSAFSVLLEKYNTFKLNKKGIEQPCFIHPTAQIGAEPYIGAFAYIGLNAKIGDNCKIYPNVNISDNVTIGNNVTLFSGVTVYFDCVIGNNVIVHSGAVIGSDGFGFAPNPDGSYTKVAQIGNVILEDDVEVGSNTTIDRATMGSTVIRKGVKLDNLIQIAHNVEIGANTVIAAQSGISGSTKIGENVIMGGQVGLVGHISIANRSQFQAQSGVSRTIAEEGKKWAGTPATLYSANMRSNVVISRLPELEKRINELEKIIAELKRESH from the coding sequence ATGCAATTTACTGCCCAGGATATAAGTTTTCTGCTTAACGGAACGGTGGAAGGCGACCCTTCGGTTACTGTTAATCAGTTGGCTAAAATAGAAGAAGGTGCCGCCGGCAGTCTTTCTTTTTTGGCCAACCCCAAGTATGAGCAGTATTTATATACTACCAATGCTTCTGTAGTTATTGTTAATAACGATTTTCAGCTTACCGGCCCGGTAACGGCCACACTTATCAGGGTAGAGAATGCCTACAGCGCGTTTTCGGTATTGTTGGAGAAATACAACACTTTTAAGCTTAATAAAAAAGGTATCGAGCAGCCTTGCTTTATACACCCAACAGCCCAAATTGGCGCCGAGCCTTATATAGGGGCATTTGCCTACATTGGTCTTAACGCAAAAATTGGCGATAACTGCAAAATTTACCCCAACGTTAACATATCAGATAATGTAACCATTGGCAACAACGTTACCTTATTTTCGGGCGTTACGGTTTATTTTGATTGTGTAATAGGCAATAACGTTATTGTTCACTCTGGCGCGGTTATCGGCAGCGATGGTTTTGGTTTTGCTCCTAATCCCGATGGCAGTTACACTAAAGTGGCCCAGATAGGTAATGTTATCCTGGAAGACGATGTTGAGGTTGGCTCAAATACCACTATCGACAGAGCAACCATGGGGTCGACGGTGATACGTAAAGGCGTAAAATTGGATAACCTGATTCAGATTGCCCACAATGTAGAAATTGGTGCAAATACCGTTATCGCCGCGCAATCGGGCATATCCGGAAGCACTAAAATTGGCGAGAATGTGATTATGGGCGGCCAGGTTGGTTTGGTTGGCCATATCAGCATTGCAAACCGTTCGCAGTTCCAGGCACAATCGGGCGTTAGCCGTACTATTGCCGAGGAAGGAAAAAAATGGGCGGGTACGCCTGCTACGCTATACAGCGCAAACATGCGTTCAAACGTAGTCATAAGCCGCCTGCCCGAATTGGAGAAAAGAATAAACGAATTAGAAAAAATAATTGCCGAATTAAAAAGGGAAAGTCATTAG